The following are encoded in a window of Lactobacillus panisapium genomic DNA:
- the thiI gene encoding tRNA uracil 4-sulfurtransferase ThiI: MKYTEVMVRYGELSTKGKNRKDFIGRLAGNVTKVLRDYPQVEIHPKHDRMHIVLNGAPFEEIDQHLKKVFGIQTYSPTIKVDKTLEAIEETALALMKETYQKGMTFKVNTKRSDHHFAYDTNELNLMIGDYLFDHMSDLKVEMKHPDLVLRIEVRQDAIYLSNQLLRGAGGMPVGTGGRAVMMLSGGIDSPVASYLALKRGVDIEMVHFYSPPYTTEKALNKAKELTGILANYAGRINFIAVPFAEIQEIIKEKIPEGYLMTVQRRFMLRLADQIRAKRKDLAIFNGESVGQVASQTLESMTAINDVTTTPVLRPVATMDKTEIISLAEKIGTFDLSIQPFEDCCTIFAPPRPKTKPRLDKAREYEARLDVDGLIQRALAGIKVTPIYPDEKFLADKAEEDTALL; this comes from the coding sequence TATACTGAAGTTATGGTTCGCTATGGTGAACTTTCAACTAAGGGAAAAAATCGCAAAGATTTTATTGGTCGTTTGGCTGGTAATGTTACCAAAGTATTGCGTGACTATCCACAAGTTGAGATTCACCCTAAACATGACAGAATGCACATTGTATTGAATGGTGCACCGTTTGAAGAAATAGACCAACATTTGAAAAAGGTGTTTGGCATCCAGACATATTCACCGACAATTAAGGTTGATAAAACGCTTGAGGCAATTGAAGAAACTGCTCTTGCCTTGATGAAAGAAACTTACCAAAAAGGCATGACATTTAAAGTCAATACCAAGCGTAGTGATCATCATTTTGCTTATGATACCAATGAATTAAATTTAATGATTGGTGATTATCTTTTTGATCATATGTCTGATTTAAAAGTTGAAATGAAACATCCCGATCTTGTTTTACGTATAGAGGTTCGCCAGGACGCAATCTATCTTTCAAACCAATTATTGCGCGGCGCAGGCGGAATGCCTGTTGGAACAGGTGGGCGTGCTGTTATGATGCTTTCTGGTGGGATTGATTCTCCTGTCGCATCGTATCTTGCCTTAAAACGTGGCGTTGATATTGAAATGGTCCACTTTTACAGTCCGCCTTATACGACAGAGAAGGCTTTGAATAAGGCCAAGGAGTTAACAGGAATTTTGGCTAATTATGCCGGACGAATTAACTTTATTGCTGTTCCGTTTGCGGAAATTCAAGAAATAATTAAAGAAAAAATTCCTGAAGGTTACTTAATGACGGTTCAGCGCCGCTTTATGTTGCGACTGGCTGACCAAATTCGGGCAAAAAGAAAAGACCTAGCAATTTTCAACGGTGAATCTGTTGGTCAAGTTGCTTCGCAAACGCTTGAATCAATGACGGCCATTAATGATGTAACAACGACTCCCGTATTGCGTCCCGTTGCTACGATGGATAAAACAGAGATTATCAGTTTAGCTGAAAAAATTGGAACATTTGATTTATCAATTCAACCATTTGAAGACTGTTGTACAATTTTTGCTCCACCACGTCCTAAAACTAAGCCTAGACTTGATAAGGCACGGGAATATGAAGCTCGGCTTGATGTTGATGGCTTAATTCAGCGTGCGCTTGCTGGTATTAAAGTAACGCCAATTTATCCTGACGAAAAGTTCTTGGCTGATAAAGCCGAAGAAGATACTGCACTACTTTAA